From the Senegalimassilia faecalis genome, one window contains:
- the gltB gene encoding glutamate synthase large subunit: MNAELTESAVDARRTGAAAAGVGAQCANVIPGQAHGVATKAAAGRERGLYRSSYEHDACGIGALAHLKGVRSHAMLDDALSVLVNLEHRGGTGLERNTGDGAGVLFQIPHRFFRKEAQKEGQLLPDEGDYGVAMLFFPHDDATGVRDAKRVFEEGCAKCGIPLMFWREVPVDPHDLGQTAQACMPTIMQAFLRRPADVDAGQAFERKLYVCRRTIERAADANPALAGKIFYVCSMSSRTIVYKGMLVATQMRRFFIDLNDAAVETSLALVHSRYSTNTTPSWERAHPNRYIIHNGEINTLRGNISWTRAREPKLYSPVLGDDLRQVLPIINREGSDSAILDNVLEFLTMNGRPLDRAVTMMIPEPWDHNDRISDKRRAYDAYQSMLMEPWDGPAAIAFTDGRMLGAALDRNGLRPARYYVTRDDWLILSSEVGTIDVDPANVLQAGCLGPGEMLEVDPGQGRVIWNDEIRNRYANEKPYRDWLDEETLAVDDLDEPAADVLPAERDAEVAFTRRMAKLGYHYDDVQELVRPMAEQGKVPLASMGTDAPLACLSAKQRSFFDYFNQLFAQVTNPPIDALRESFVTSSVLYIGNHGNMLEDCRDTCRLIRLESPMLTHAEFDRLCAIDRVGFKTRRFSCTYERSAAEGALEQALSQLCEDVEQAVREGANLIVLSDRAGEGEVPIPSLLSLGAVHNHLIAVGLRTDADLLVETGDAMRAHDFACLVGYSASGIYPYAAHGCIRDLCECGQIALSGDEAVANYDRAVTAGITSIMSKMGISTMQGYHSAQIFEILGLDESLVDRCFTHTSTRIGGLDAAGVQRELNERYDNAVALAKSPSPEQLPTLGVTAWRPLGGEEHLINPKTIYLLQRACREGDYNLFREYSAACHVPGRAVTLRDLMDFVPQNAPVPLDEVEPASEIVKRFNTGAMSYGSISKEAHECLAIAMNRLGGRSNTGEGGEDPARETPLPNGDSTCSAIKQVASGRFGVTSRYLSSAIEIQIKMAQGAKPGEGGHLPGKKVYPWIAEVRRSTPGVGLISPPPHHDIYSIEDLAELIFDLKNANPGARVSVKLCALAGVGTIATGVAKGGADKITISGHNGGTGAAPRDSIYHAGIPFEIGLAETQQTLLRNGLRSRVVVETDGKLMCGRDVAMACLLGAEEFGFATMPLVAMGCMMQRDCQQDTCPVGIATQNCKLRGCFAGKPEYVVNFMMFVAEELREIMAELGFHTVDEMVGHPECLRQVEVPGNWKANEMDLSDMLAVAATEFGRTIPGADGRHYLPSMAADCQLDKSLDATLFIPYTANAREHLEPIRFRADIDNVNRCVGTMLGSQVTRQHPEGLPEGSITVDCDGSGGQSFGAFLPRGVTLNITGDANDYFGKGLSGGILTVRPPETATYKFDENVVIGNVAFYGATSGKGFVNGLSGQRFAVRNSGATVVVEGVGNHGCEYMTGGVALILGEVGPNFAAGMSGGVAYVYDKFGTLAGNCNQDMVRLCEPSVDEIELIRSLIEEHAERTQSPRGIKLLYQFNTLKHHFVKVIPRDYERVMNVVANAEVRGKSHEEALQIAFDAIKEGE, from the coding sequence ATGAACGCTGAACTTACCGAAAGCGCCGTAGACGCCCGCCGAACCGGCGCGGCTGCTGCTGGCGTTGGCGCGCAATGCGCGAATGTTATCCCTGGTCAGGCGCACGGTGTAGCGACGAAGGCCGCTGCTGGTCGTGAGAGGGGCCTGTACCGCAGCTCCTACGAGCATGATGCGTGCGGCATCGGCGCGCTGGCGCACCTCAAGGGCGTGCGCAGTCATGCCATGCTCGATGACGCGCTGTCGGTGCTGGTGAATCTGGAGCACCGCGGCGGTACGGGCCTGGAGCGCAACACCGGCGACGGCGCGGGCGTGCTGTTCCAGATTCCGCACCGCTTCTTCCGCAAGGAAGCGCAGAAGGAAGGCCAGCTTCTGCCCGACGAGGGCGATTACGGCGTGGCCATGCTGTTCTTCCCGCACGACGACGCCACGGGCGTGCGCGATGCGAAGCGCGTGTTCGAGGAAGGATGCGCGAAGTGCGGCATCCCGCTGATGTTCTGGCGCGAGGTGCCGGTGGATCCGCATGACCTGGGGCAAACCGCGCAGGCCTGCATGCCCACCATCATGCAGGCGTTCCTGCGCCGCCCGGCAGACGTTGACGCAGGTCAGGCCTTCGAGCGCAAGCTGTACGTGTGCCGCCGCACCATCGAGCGCGCCGCGGACGCCAACCCGGCGCTTGCGGGCAAGATCTTCTACGTGTGCTCCATGTCCAGCCGCACCATCGTGTACAAGGGCATGCTGGTGGCCACGCAGATGCGCCGCTTCTTCATCGACCTGAACGACGCCGCGGTGGAAACGTCGCTGGCGCTGGTGCATTCGCGCTATTCCACGAACACGACGCCCAGCTGGGAGCGCGCGCACCCGAACCGTTACATCATCCACAACGGCGAGATCAACACGCTGCGCGGCAACATCAGCTGGACGCGTGCCCGCGAGCCGAAGCTGTACAGCCCTGTGCTCGGCGACGACCTGCGCCAGGTGCTGCCCATCATCAACCGCGAGGGCTCGGACTCGGCCATTCTGGACAATGTGCTGGAGTTCCTGACCATGAACGGCCGGCCGCTCGACCGCGCCGTCACCATGATGATCCCCGAGCCGTGGGACCACAACGACCGCATCTCCGACAAGCGCCGCGCCTACGACGCGTACCAGTCCATGCTCATGGAGCCGTGGGACGGCCCGGCGGCCATTGCGTTCACCGACGGGCGCATGCTCGGCGCCGCGCTCGATCGCAACGGCTTGCGCCCGGCGCGCTACTACGTCACGCGCGACGACTGGTTGATCCTGTCGTCGGAGGTGGGCACCATCGACGTGGACCCGGCTAACGTGCTGCAGGCCGGTTGCCTGGGCCCCGGCGAGATGCTCGAGGTGGACCCGGGCCAGGGCCGCGTCATCTGGAACGACGAGATCCGCAACCGTTACGCCAACGAGAAGCCGTACCGCGATTGGCTGGACGAGGAAACGCTGGCCGTAGACGACCTGGACGAACCGGCGGCCGACGTGCTGCCCGCCGAGCGCGATGCTGAGGTTGCCTTCACGCGCCGCATGGCGAAGCTGGGCTACCACTACGACGACGTGCAGGAACTGGTGCGCCCCATGGCCGAGCAGGGCAAGGTGCCGCTGGCATCCATGGGAACCGATGCCCCGTTGGCGTGCCTAAGCGCGAAGCAGCGCAGCTTCTTCGATTACTTCAACCAGTTGTTTGCCCAGGTCACGAACCCGCCGATTGACGCTTTGCGCGAAAGCTTCGTCACCAGCAGCGTGCTGTACATCGGCAACCACGGCAACATGCTGGAGGATTGCCGCGACACGTGCCGCCTTATCCGCCTGGAAAGCCCGATGCTCACGCACGCGGAGTTCGACCGCCTGTGCGCCATCGACCGCGTGGGCTTCAAGACGCGTCGCTTCAGCTGCACCTACGAGCGCAGCGCGGCGGAAGGTGCGCTTGAGCAGGCGCTTTCCCAGCTGTGCGAAGACGTGGAGCAGGCCGTGCGCGAGGGTGCGAACTTGATCGTGCTATCCGACCGCGCCGGCGAGGGCGAGGTGCCTATCCCCAGCTTGTTGTCGCTGGGCGCTGTGCACAACCACCTGATTGCTGTGGGTCTGCGCACGGACGCCGACTTGCTGGTGGAAACCGGCGATGCCATGCGCGCGCACGATTTTGCCTGCTTGGTGGGCTATTCCGCGTCCGGCATCTACCCGTACGCGGCGCACGGGTGCATCCGCGACCTGTGCGAGTGCGGTCAGATCGCGCTGTCCGGCGACGAGGCCGTGGCCAACTACGACCGCGCCGTGACGGCCGGCATCACGTCCATCATGTCGAAGATGGGCATCTCCACGATGCAGGGCTACCACAGCGCGCAGATTTTCGAGATTCTGGGCCTGGACGAAAGCTTGGTCGACCGCTGCTTCACGCACACGTCCACGCGCATCGGCGGCTTGGACGCCGCCGGCGTGCAGCGCGAGCTGAACGAGCGCTATGACAATGCGGTGGCGCTGGCGAAAAGCCCGTCGCCTGAGCAGCTGCCCACGCTGGGCGTGACGGCATGGCGCCCGCTTGGCGGCGAAGAGCACCTGATCAACCCGAAGACCATCTACCTGCTGCAACGCGCTTGCCGCGAGGGCGACTACAACCTGTTCCGCGAGTACAGCGCCGCGTGCCACGTGCCTGGCCGCGCGGTGACGCTGCGCGACCTTATGGATTTCGTGCCGCAAAACGCGCCTGTGCCGCTTGACGAGGTGGAACCAGCCAGCGAGATCGTCAAGCGCTTCAACACCGGCGCCATGAGCTACGGCTCCATCTCAAAGGAAGCGCACGAGTGCCTGGCCATCGCCATGAACCGCCTGGGCGGGCGCAGCAACACCGGCGAGGGCGGCGAGGACCCGGCGCGCGAGACGCCGCTTCCCAACGGCGACAGCACGTGCAGCGCCATCAAACAGGTGGCGTCGGGCCGCTTCGGCGTGACCAGCCGTTATCTGTCCAGTGCCATCGAGATCCAGATCAAGATGGCTCAGGGCGCCAAGCCCGGTGAAGGCGGGCACCTGCCGGGCAAGAAGGTGTACCCGTGGATTGCGGAAGTGCGCCGCTCCACGCCGGGCGTGGGCCTCATCTCCCCGCCGCCGCACCACGACATCTACTCCATCGAGGATTTGGCCGAGTTGATTTTCGACCTGAAGAACGCCAACCCCGGCGCGCGCGTTTCCGTGAAGCTGTGCGCGCTGGCCGGCGTAGGCACCATCGCCACGGGCGTGGCGAAGGGCGGCGCGGACAAGATCACCATCTCCGGCCACAACGGCGGCACGGGTGCCGCGCCGCGCGATTCGATTTATCATGCAGGCATTCCGTTCGAGATCGGCCTGGCCGAAACGCAGCAGACGCTTCTGCGCAACGGCCTGCGCAGCCGCGTGGTGGTGGAAACCGACGGCAAGCTCATGTGCGGCCGCGACGTGGCCATGGCGTGCTTGCTGGGTGCCGAGGAATTCGGCTTCGCCACCATGCCGCTGGTTGCCATGGGCTGCATGATGCAGCGCGACTGCCAGCAGGACACGTGCCCGGTGGGCATCGCCACGCAGAACTGCAAGCTGCGCGGATGTTTCGCCGGCAAGCCCGAGTACGTGGTGAACTTCATGATGTTCGTGGCCGAAGAGTTGCGCGAGATCATGGCTGAGCTGGGCTTCCACACCGTTGACGAGATGGTGGGCCATCCGGAATGCCTGCGTCAGGTGGAGGTGCCCGGCAACTGGAAGGCCAATGAGATGGACCTGTCCGACATGCTGGCCGTGGCCGCTACCGAGTTCGGTCGCACCATCCCCGGGGCCGACGGGCGCCACTACCTGCCGTCGATGGCGGCGGATTGCCAGCTGGACAAGTCACTTGACGCCACGCTGTTCATTCCGTACACGGCCAACGCGCGCGAGCACCTTGAGCCCATCCGCTTCCGCGCCGACATCGACAACGTCAACCGCTGCGTGGGCACCATGCTCGGCAGCCAGGTGACGCGCCAGCATCCCGAGGGTTTGCCCGAGGGGTCCATCACCGTAGATTGCGACGGGTCGGGCGGCCAGAGCTTCGGCGCGTTTCTGCCGCGCGGCGTGACGCTGAACATCACGGGCGACGCGAACGACTACTTCGGCAAAGGGCTTTCCGGCGGCATCCTGACGGTGCGCCCGCCCGAGACGGCAACGTACAAGTTCGATGAGAACGTGGTGATCGGCAACGTGGCGTTTTACGGTGCCACCAGCGGAAAGGGCTTCGTGAACGGGCTGTCCGGCCAGCGCTTCGCCGTGCGCAACTCCGGCGCCACCGTGGTGGTGGAAGGCGTGGGCAACCACGGCTGCGAGTACATGACCGGCGGCGTGGCGCTGATTTTGGGCGAGGTCGGGCCGAACTTCGCGGCCGGCATGTCCGGCGGCGTGGCGTACGTGTACGACAAGTTCGGCACGCTGGCGGGCAACTGCAACCAAGACATGGTGCGCCTGTGCGAGCCTTCGGTCGACGAGATCGAGCTGATTCGCAGCCTGATCGAGGAGCACGCCGAGCGCACGCAGTCGCCGCGCGGTATCAAGCTGTTGTACCAGTTCAACACGCTGAAGCATCATTTCGTGAAAGTGATTCCGCGCGACTACGAGCGCGTGATGAACGTGGTTGCCAACGCCGAGGTGCGCGGCAAGTCGCACGAGGAAGCGCTGCAGATTGCATTCGATGCCATAAAGGAAGGGGAGTAG
- a CDS encoding molybdopterin-containing oxidoreductase family protein has product MATETKDVTCGFCQGGCQVTITLEDGVLAAVKPNSQSPRARLCPRGALVPKFIYGEQRVKTPLIRNGARGMGELREATWDEALDHAATLIKDVTRRHGARAMASYFGRGVLFSPVMGMSSGPEAFLRNIGSPNDCNCGSICNLVSSTIAPALTLGVPTMKQVQDVPNSDLIVSWGKNSATDDGPQIMLAQIQQAQARGAKLIVIDPRLEGLGQIADWWIPILPGTDGALALAMCKIIVEENRYDTEFVRDWTQGFEEFAAYLATLELEKLGTICGVPVADIRKLTDEFCGTQKASLVSYTGLEYALSAVQNIRAQYVLWAITGKLDVEGGIYLNAWGQPTQPVRPVPEENTPLGAAKYPLYFGLAGMALFGQFPHAVLDDDPYPVRGLLVVGGSPAVSFPDSNTWRAAYERLECLIVVDRFYSEEMRYADVVLPAKTLYEMIRVQPTPEGPVLTDPAIETIGQARDESIILGQLADRLGFGDKYPRNEDELRSWLVAAQRPFVAPFKAATPPARAYKKYATGQLRADGKPGFPTPSGKFEIRSTTLEQFGYTPYPRFEDVRDLPGFGADEWPLLMTTGARSNKRMGGLGANLAPIGEGIDPKPLVDINEADAATAGIADGDAIVVETPFGQAPFYAHVGGTTEGAIHVPHGGGSAYMPQPWREGNANCLTSLEFCDSITGFPMLKSVPCRIRKA; this is encoded by the coding sequence ATGGCAACAGAAACCAAGGATGTCACCTGCGGTTTTTGCCAAGGTGGCTGTCAGGTTACCATCACACTTGAGGACGGCGTACTCGCCGCCGTTAAGCCAAACAGCCAATCGCCGCGCGCTCGCCTGTGCCCGCGCGGCGCGCTGGTGCCGAAATTCATTTATGGCGAGCAGCGCGTGAAAACGCCCCTTATTCGCAACGGCGCCCGCGGCATGGGCGAGCTGCGCGAAGCAACATGGGATGAGGCGCTTGACCATGCCGCAACCCTCATCAAGGACGTAACGCGCCGCCACGGCGCCCGCGCTATGGCGTCGTATTTCGGTCGCGGTGTGCTGTTCAGCCCGGTCATGGGCATGTCGTCGGGACCTGAAGCATTCCTGCGCAACATCGGCTCGCCGAACGACTGCAACTGCGGCTCAATCTGCAACCTGGTATCAAGCACCATTGCTCCGGCGCTCACGCTTGGCGTGCCGACGATGAAACAAGTCCAAGACGTTCCCAACAGCGACCTTATCGTCTCATGGGGCAAAAACTCCGCTACCGATGACGGTCCCCAGATTATGCTCGCGCAGATTCAACAAGCGCAGGCACGCGGCGCAAAACTCATCGTCATCGATCCGCGCCTTGAGGGCTTGGGGCAAATTGCAGACTGGTGGATTCCCATCCTGCCCGGCACCGACGGCGCGCTGGCGCTTGCTATGTGCAAAATCATCGTGGAAGAAAACCGCTACGACACCGAATTTGTGCGCGACTGGACGCAAGGCTTCGAAGAGTTCGCCGCCTACTTGGCAACGCTTGAGCTCGAAAAGCTCGGCACCATCTGCGGCGTCCCCGTTGCCGATATTCGTAAGCTCACTGATGAGTTCTGCGGCACGCAGAAGGCGTCGCTTGTGTCCTATACCGGCCTGGAATACGCCTTGTCGGCCGTCCAAAACATTCGTGCGCAATACGTGCTGTGGGCCATCACCGGAAAGCTCGACGTCGAAGGCGGCATCTACCTAAACGCTTGGGGCCAGCCGACGCAACCCGTTCGCCCTGTTCCCGAAGAGAACACGCCTTTAGGCGCAGCGAAATACCCGCTGTACTTCGGACTTGCAGGCATGGCGCTATTCGGGCAGTTCCCGCACGCCGTGCTTGACGACGACCCCTACCCCGTACGCGGTCTTCTTGTCGTAGGCGGATCGCCTGCGGTTTCGTTCCCTGACAGCAATACGTGGCGCGCTGCTTACGAACGCCTGGAATGTCTGATCGTAGTCGACCGCTTCTATAGCGAAGAGATGCGCTACGCCGATGTAGTGCTGCCGGCCAAAACGCTCTATGAAATGATTCGCGTGCAACCCACCCCCGAGGGGCCCGTGCTCACCGATCCCGCTATCGAAACCATAGGCCAAGCACGCGACGAATCGATAATCTTAGGCCAGCTAGCCGACCGCCTTGGCTTCGGCGACAAATACCCCCGCAACGAAGACGAGCTGCGTTCCTGGCTTGTTGCCGCGCAACGTCCATTCGTGGCGCCGTTTAAAGCAGCAACGCCGCCGGCACGCGCGTACAAAAAGTATGCAACTGGCCAACTTCGCGCGGACGGCAAGCCTGGCTTCCCCACGCCGTCGGGCAAGTTTGAAATTCGCTCGACCACGCTTGAGCAATTTGGCTACACGCCCTATCCGCGTTTCGAAGATGTGCGCGACCTGCCAGGTTTCGGCGCCGATGAGTGGCCGCTGCTTATGACCACCGGCGCGCGCAGCAACAAACGCATGGGCGGTTTAGGCGCAAACCTTGCCCCCATCGGAGAAGGAATCGACCCGAAACCGCTTGTTGACATAAACGAAGCCGACGCCGCAACGGCGGGAATCGCAGACGGCGATGCTATTGTGGTCGAAACACCGTTTGGCCAGGCTCCCTTCTACGCGCACGTCGGCGGCACCACCGAAGGTGCCATACACGTGCCGCACGGCGGTGGCAGCGCCTATATGCCGCAGCCGTGGCGCGAAGGCAACGCGAACTGTCTCACCAGCCTGGAATTCTGCGACAGCATCACCGGCTTCCCCATGCTGAAGTCCGTCCCCTGCAGAATTCGCAAGGCATAG
- a CDS encoding ATP-binding protein, whose amino-acid sequence MFVGRERELEVLNRLYDSGSFEMPVIYGRRRVGKTRLISEFVKGKRAIYVQARRTNAEANLALVSDAITAFAAGAPMGSFGSFDEAIDALARLSRDERLVFVIDEYPYLAYSFPEVSSLLQDKIDHMLKDGTKLMLVLCGSSLSFMEEQVLGYESPLYGRRTAQLKVEPFDFFTTLSCWPGMNPENAAVLYGCTGGIPAYVEKIDPRDSVRDSIKKLFLSPDGYLFEEPGNLLLQECRSPEQYDAIIQAIASGKSRLNEIATTAKIPESNTRTYLRKLESLGIVKREAPFKEASSRKSIYALADSMFRFWYRFVPRYMSLIANGMADVIYERMEPHIADFMGGVFEDVCMQYLYAQAKAGRFDVLPVNMGRWWGNDNRTKSQEEIDIVVDDDEGNALFAECKWRNEPTGADVAEKLVFRSELFRYGTKRYVLFSKSGFTSGCREYAAQRGDMGLLTFNEMCESLR is encoded by the coding sequence ATGTTCGTAGGGCGTGAGCGCGAGCTTGAAGTGCTGAACAGGTTGTATGATTCGGGCTCATTCGAGATGCCCGTCATTTACGGAAGGCGTCGTGTCGGCAAAACTCGTCTGATTTCCGAATTCGTGAAGGGTAAGCGCGCTATCTACGTGCAGGCTCGCCGCACGAATGCCGAAGCGAACCTTGCGTTGGTTAGCGATGCAATCACCGCATTTGCCGCTGGTGCCCCCATGGGGTCGTTTGGTTCCTTCGACGAGGCCATCGATGCGCTTGCTCGATTGTCTCGGGATGAGCGTCTGGTGTTCGTTATCGATGAGTACCCCTATTTGGCGTACTCGTTCCCCGAGGTTTCTTCGCTTTTGCAAGACAAGATCGATCATATGCTCAAGGACGGTACGAAGTTGATGCTCGTGTTGTGCGGGTCGTCGCTTTCGTTCATGGAAGAGCAGGTTCTTGGGTATGAAAGCCCGTTGTACGGAAGACGTACAGCACAGTTGAAGGTTGAGCCGTTCGACTTCTTCACGACATTGTCCTGCTGGCCGGGCATGAATCCGGAAAATGCGGCGGTGCTGTATGGTTGCACTGGCGGTATTCCTGCTTATGTCGAGAAGATCGATCCGCGCGACAGCGTGCGCGATAGCATCAAGAAGTTGTTCTTGTCGCCGGATGGCTACCTGTTCGAAGAGCCGGGGAACCTGTTGCTGCAAGAATGCCGTTCGCCCGAGCAGTACGATGCGATTATCCAGGCCATCGCATCGGGAAAATCTCGTTTGAACGAGATTGCGACAACCGCAAAGATTCCCGAAAGCAACACGCGCACGTACTTGCGCAAGCTTGAAAGCTTGGGAATCGTGAAGCGCGAGGCGCCGTTTAAAGAGGCATCGAGTAGGAAGTCGATTTACGCGCTTGCAGATTCGATGTTCCGTTTCTGGTATCGGTTCGTGCCGCGTTATATGTCGCTGATCGCGAACGGGATGGCAGATGTCATCTACGAGCGGATGGAGCCGCACATTGCTGATTTCATGGGAGGCGTGTTCGAGGATGTATGCATGCAGTATCTGTATGCGCAGGCGAAGGCGGGGCGGTTCGATGTGCTGCCGGTGAACATGGGCCGCTGGTGGGGTAACGACAACAGGACGAAGTCGCAGGAGGAAATCGACATCGTTGTCGACGACGATGAAGGCAACGCCCTGTTCGCGGAATGCAAGTGGCGCAACGAGCCTACGGGTGCGGATGTTGCCGAAAAGTTGGTGTTCAGAAGCGAACTGTTCCGCTACGGGACCAAGCGCTACGTGTTGTTCTCGAAATCGGGCTTCACGTCAGGTTGCCGGGAATATGCTGCGCAGCGCGGCGATATGGGGCTGCTGACCTTTAACGAGATGTGCGAAAGCTTGCGGTAG
- a CDS encoding TlyA family RNA methyltransferase, with the protein MVKKAKKIRLDELLVEQGTFPDAGTVLRAVLAHEVKVDDVYVTSAAIKVAPDADIVVKGRKQFVSRGGHKLQGALDAFAQDVSGMRCMDIGSSTGGFSDCLLQAGAASVACVDVNYGQLAWKLRQDPRVTVFERTNIKLADPAELGAPFDVLVADLSFIGLAALAPVFARFAAAGTIFIGLVKPQFESQHDETDHGIVRDESVRQRTVQEVRDALDAAGFTPTGVVESPITGTQGNVEYLVRAVFRG; encoded by the coding sequence ATGGTTAAGAAAGCGAAAAAGATTCGGTTGGACGAGTTGCTGGTGGAGCAGGGCACGTTCCCTGACGCCGGCACCGTTTTGCGTGCCGTTTTGGCGCACGAGGTGAAGGTTGACGACGTGTACGTCACCAGCGCTGCCATCAAGGTGGCGCCAGATGCCGACATCGTGGTGAAGGGCCGAAAGCAGTTCGTATCGCGAGGCGGGCATAAGCTGCAGGGCGCGCTCGATGCGTTTGCCCAGGATGTTTCGGGCATGCGCTGCATGGATATCGGCAGCTCAACGGGCGGGTTTTCCGACTGCCTGTTGCAGGCGGGCGCGGCAAGCGTGGCGTGCGTGGACGTGAACTATGGGCAGTTGGCGTGGAAGCTGCGCCAGGACCCGCGCGTGACGGTGTTCGAGCGCACGAACATCAAGCTGGCCGACCCGGCCGAGCTGGGCGCGCCGTTCGATGTGCTGGTGGCGGACTTGAGCTTCATCGGCTTAGCGGCGCTGGCGCCGGTGTTCGCGCGTTTCGCCGCTGCGGGCACCATCTTCATAGGCCTGGTAAAGCCCCAGTTCGAAAGTCAGCACGACGAAACCGATCACGGCATCGTGCGCGATGAGTCCGTGCGCCAACGCACCGTGCAAGAAGTGCGCGATGCGCTTGATGCGGCGGGCTTCACGCCCACCGGCGTGGTGGAAAGTCCCATCACCGGCACCCAAGGCAACGTGGAATACCTGGTAAGGGCCGTGTTTCGGGGGTAG
- a CDS encoding aspartate-semialdehyde dehydrogenase: MAWTKVMPAHPVVAVCGATGAVGNEFLKVLHDLDFPASKVIALASARSAGKKLPFEGCGQVPAGELTVQEMTPDSFEGVDIALFSAGASVSKAMREAVVAHGAVMIDNSSAFRMEEDVPLVVPEVNPGDVSWHNGVIANPNCSTIQMVVALKPLYNLARISRVVVSTYQAASGAGAPAMAELYDQTREFLDGKPEDELTISAFAHRIAFNTIPHIDVFLDDDSTKEEWKMVVETKKIMGDDNIQVAATCVRVPVLRCHGESINVEFVGDVPPADAREALAAAPGVTVMDDPANNVYPMPGLLAGTNDTYVGRIRRDPTVKHGLAMWVVADQIRKGAALNAVQIAQLLLPQE, encoded by the coding sequence ATGGCTTGGACGAAGGTAATGCCGGCTCATCCGGTGGTTGCGGTTTGCGGTGCTACGGGCGCTGTGGGCAACGAGTTTCTGAAGGTGCTTCACGACCTGGATTTTCCTGCGTCGAAGGTTATCGCGCTGGCTTCCGCTCGTTCTGCCGGTAAGAAGCTTCCGTTCGAGGGCTGCGGCCAGGTGCCTGCGGGCGAGCTGACCGTGCAGGAAATGACGCCTGATTCGTTCGAGGGCGTTGACATCGCGCTGTTCTCCGCTGGCGCTTCCGTGTCGAAGGCCATGCGCGAGGCCGTGGTGGCCCACGGTGCCGTCATGATCGACAACTCCAGCGCGTTCCGCATGGAAGAGGACGTGCCGCTGGTGGTGCCCGAGGTGAACCCCGGCGACGTGAGCTGGCACAACGGCGTTATCGCCAACCCGAACTGCTCCACCATCCAGATGGTGGTGGCCCTAAAGCCGCTGTACAACCTGGCGCGCATCAGCCGCGTGGTGGTGTCCACGTACCAGGCCGCATCTGGCGCCGGTGCGCCGGCCATGGCCGAGCTGTACGACCAGACGCGCGAGTTCCTGGACGGCAAGCCCGAGGACGAGCTGACCATCAGCGCGTTTGCGCATCGCATCGCGTTCAACACCATCCCGCACATCGACGTGTTCCTGGACGACGATTCCACGAAGGAAGAGTGGAAGATGGTCGTGGAAACGAAGAAGATCATGGGCGACGACAACATTCAGGTTGCCGCCACCTGCGTGCGCGTACCCGTGCTGCGCTGCCACGGCGAGTCCATCAACGTCGAGTTCGTCGGCGACGTGCCGCCCGCGGATGCTCGCGAGGCGCTGGCCGCCGCGCCGGGCGTCACCGTTATGGACGACCCTGCGAACAACGTGTACCCCATGCCGGGCCTGCTTGCCGGCACAAACGACACGTACGTCGGCCGCATCCGCCGCGATCCCACGGTCAAGCACGGCCTGGCCATGTGGGTAGTTGCCGACCAAATCCGCAAGGGCGCCGCACTGAACGCCGTGCAGATTGCCCAGCTGCTGCTCCCGCAGGAATAG